The following nucleotide sequence is from Leptospiraceae bacterium.
ATTACGCGACGGAAGTACTAATACACAGGCACGGGACTGATCGAAATACAAATAATCTGACATATCGCAACGATAATTTGTGCCTACTGCAGAATTAATCTGCATCGCAGAAGGATTAAGTCTATTTGGAAATCCAGATTGAATTATTACTACTCCAGCGACTATCGTTAAAATCATGACCAAAGTAATTACAATTCTCCGAACTCTCTGAATCGTATATAAAGTCGAACGGAAAGGTGATTCAATATAACGCCATGATACTATCGCAATGGAAAACATAAATATAATGGCTCCCATCATTTCAGATATAGTCAAATCACGAACAAGGTAGTATTTTAAAAATACTATAACAGGCCAGTGCCATAAATAGAGCGAATAAGAAATGAGCCCTATAAATACAATCCATCTCCTCGAAAGTAAACTGTTAACTAGGTGTCTCTCACGTAACCCACTAAATAAGATAAAAGTACCTAACACGACAAAAAATGGATCTGGAACAAATGGAAGATTCCAGTGCCAACTATTCGTGAGGCTAACAATGATTAGCGTCAAACCTGCATATCCGAAACCCGCCATAGTTTTTGGAGTAAATTCAAATTTAGTCGGGAGTAACGCTATAATTGCACCAGCGCAGATTTCCCATACACGGGTCGGTAACAAATAGAAGGCAGGGAGATTCGCTCCGAATTTAAGTGCGAATACATTGCTGACAAGTGAACCAAAACAAAAACCGACTAGAACAATCAATGTCCAACTCTTCGCTTTCCTAAACAAAAATAATAAAAACAATGGAAATAAAAGATAGAACTGCTCTTCTACCCCAAGGGACCATAAATGCAATAATGGTTTTTCTTCTGCTACTCGTGAAAAATAATTTGTATCTCGCCAAAAATAGATATTCGCAACAAAAGTCAATGTAGCAAATATACTTTTTGCAAAACCGATCAGATCAAGAGGAAGAAAAATTAGGATAGAAATAACGGTAGTCGCAATAAGTACAATAAGAAGCGCAGGAAAAATTCTTCGAACCCGTCGGTCATAAAAACGAATGATCGAAAATTTATCCTCCAATATTTCCCGCCAAATAATAGTCGTGATCAAATAACCCGACAATACAAAAAAAATGTCTACACCAAGATATCCACCCGGCAGAAATTTTCGGGAGAAGTGATAAATAATCACGGATAATACCGCGATTGCGCGTAAACCATCCACATCTGGACGATAAGTCATTATATTAATCCTCCGTCAAAGGAACTCGCACTGTTAAAATCAAAGCGTGATTTTAAAGCATTTAAACAATGGTCTCTATATAAAAGAAATTTTATATACTATCCTTCGGATTCTTTTGGCAAGGCCTAGATTTAAAGATTTTTTCAGTCTTGTGATTCAATCCAATCCTCGTATATCTGAAGTTTTTTTATTATTGATTGACCTTACGCAAAATAGGAATTTTACGAAAATGAGGTCTAATTTAAGTATATTAGATAAAGCTAATGAATTAATGAATAAGCAGGTTTGGGCGGCAGCCCAAGTCGCCGACAGGCTCTCTAGCTCTCACCTCAACGCGCTTGCGCGTAAGGTGAGTTATTGAGTTGTTTATTTCCCTTATTTTAGCACAATAATATCAACGTCTAAAATCTAAAATAAATAAATGGATTGTATGTCCCACTTGCCAAGTAAGAAACACAAATCATAAATAATAGGAGAAGTAAAATATATTTAACTATTCTAAAAATCATTGAAGAATATATATTTTTTCGTAAATTTATAATGGAATTAAACGTAATGATTTTCTGCTTCATTAAATGAATGATTGGTGTAGAAGCAATAACACCTACAATAATCATAAAATAAAATTCTGAATTCATAAGTTTAATTAAATTATATTGATCCATATCTAATTCATATCCTTTAAATGCGAATAAGGTTTTTATGAATATAAATGCACTAGAAAGATTCTCTGCTCTAAAAAATACCCAACCAATCATAACTACAAAAATTGTATAAACATGTTCGATAAAAATATTTACTGAAACAATTTTTTTAAAATTTTCAAACCTTTCCAAAATTAAGAAAATTCCATGCCAAGCTCCCCATACGATAAATGTCCAATTAGCTCCATGCCAAAGACCACATAATACAAAGACAGTAATTAGATTAAAATAAGTATTAATATTAGAACGTCGACTTCCACCAAGCGGTATATATAAATAATCCCGAAACCAAGTAGAAAGAGAAATATGCCATCTCCTCCAAAAATCCTGAATGGAATTGGCAGAATAAGGATAATTAAAATTCTCTAAAAATTTAAATCCAAAGATAGACCCCAAACCTATCGCCATGTCAGAGTAACCAGAAAAATCAAAGTATATTTGCAGAGAATAACAAATTACCCCTAACCAAGCTTCTGAAGTTGATAGATTGTTTGGATTTATTTCGAAAACTTTATCTGCAAATAGGGCAACCGAGTTTGCTATGATTACTTTTTTCGCTAGCCCAATAATAAATCTCTGTATACCATAAACAATTTTTTCTTGTGTAAGAATATTATTTATTACATCATTTAATATATCTTTATATCTTACAATTGGTCCTGCAATCAACTGAGAAAATAAAGAAATATACATTGCGAAATGAATAAAATTTTTTGTTCCTTTTACATCTTTTCTATATACGTCAATTAAATATGATATACCTTGAAACGTAAAAAAAGAAATTCCAATTGGTAAATGAATTTTCGGATTACGTAATCCGTTCACTCCTGCATCAATCAATGACTGTGAAAAAAAGGAAAAGTATTTATAATAAAAAAGTAATAATAAATTAATTAGAATCGAAACAAAAAGTATTTTTTTTCTGTGATGGTTATCGAATTTTTCGATTACAATACCTGAAAAATAATTCAGGAATATACTGAATAACATTACTTCTAAATATTTACCTTCTCCCCAAAAATAAAAAAGAAGGTTAGTCACTAACAAAAACATAAACCTAAATTTTTTAGGCGTAACTACATAAATCAAAAATACAATAGGAAAAAATACAAACAAAAATGAAATGGAGCTAAATACCATATTTACTTTTCTAAAAAACTAAACTTTTTCAAGTCACTGAGAGAACGTTCTACGATTTCCACAATTACATAATCTGGTTTTTCTTGGAGCAAGATTTGTTGTTTCACTGTAGAAGAACGATGGAAATAAAAATACTTTTTAAATTTTTCTTTTAGTAGAGAAGATACAAAATCACCAAATGAATCTCCAAATACTATAACATTGGGCAAATTCTTATTATCCTGAGCTGCACATAGATTTCTATTTTTAGATTTAATTATATAATTTTGTGATTCGCACGGAATAACAGATGATTTTTTTAAGTCATAAAAGAAAACCGCCTCCTCAAAGTATCCAGGAATTCCAGCTATATCAGATAAATCCCCTGAA
It contains:
- a CDS encoding acyltransferase, with amino-acid sequence MTYRPDVDGLRAIAVLSVIIYHFSRKFLPGGYLGVDIFFVLSGYLITTIIWREILEDKFSIIRFYDRRVRRIFPALLIVLIATTVISILIFLPLDLIGFAKSIFATLTFVANIYFWRDTNYFSRVAEEKPLLHLWSLGVEEQFYLLFPLFLLFLFRKAKSWTLIVLVGFCFGSLVSNVFALKFGANLPAFYLLPTRVWEICAGAIIALLPTKFEFTPKTMAGFGYAGLTLIIVSLTNSWHWNLPFVPDPFFVVLGTFILFSGLRERHLVNSLLSRRWIVFIGLISYSLYLWHWPVIVFLKYYLVRDLTISEMMGAIIFMFSIAIVSWRYIESPFRSTLYTIQRVRRIVITLVMILTIVAGVVIIQSGFPNRLNPSAMQINSAVGTNYRCDMSDYLYFDQSRACVLVLPSRNPNDADVVLLGNSHAQMYAPLFREIFRSHSLFGLLVPANGCLPTYDININSECTQLANRNIDGVIKLDKTRVVVLSTTWDSFIAKVKTSATNASSAQMMIDGLDKTINRIIRSGKKVILIGPIVTPGWDVASITGRNLAFGRSTELPLYTSMQDFQDKYSSVIAHFENRNDIVFVRPDEVQCSSGRCDYVIDGHSLFSDDNHLAIAELWRFRKIFEKALTVILHNK
- a CDS encoding MBOAT family protein, yielding MVFSSISFLFVFFPIVFLIYVVTPKKFRFMFLLVTNLLFYFWGEGKYLEVMLFSIFLNYFSGIVIEKFDNHHRKKILFVSILINLLLLFYYKYFSFFSQSLIDAGVNGLRNPKIHLPIGISFFTFQGISYLIDVYRKDVKGTKNFIHFAMYISLFSQLIAGPIVRYKDILNDVINNILTQEKIVYGIQRFIIGLAKKVIIANSVALFADKVFEINPNNLSTSEAWLGVICYSLQIYFDFSGYSDMAIGLGSIFGFKFLENFNYPYSANSIQDFWRRWHISLSTWFRDYLYIPLGGSRRSNINTYFNLITVFVLCGLWHGANWTFIVWGAWHGIFLILERFENFKKIVSVNIFIEHVYTIFVVMIGWVFFRAENLSSAFIFIKTLFAFKGYELDMDQYNLIKLMNSEFYFMIIVGVIASTPIIHLMKQKIITFNSIINLRKNIYSSMIFRIVKYILLLLLFMICVSYLASGTYNPFIYFRF